Sequence from the Bacillus thuringiensis genome:
TTTTCCCCATTATGTACCGGCATTTCTGCTGTATACATACCTGCTTGTACATCGATTACGATTAATGCTTTTTTCATATCGCGCAGCCCCCTTTATTTGTATAGGACTCTACATATTCATCATAATATAGTACTTCAATTACATTGGACCAATTCAAGATTGATCCGACGAAGTCCTTTATATCTAGCCCAGGCATTTCATATACTTCTTCATCATTAGCCGTTCCCGTCGCATCTTCAATAAGCGTAACTTTATATCCTTTTTCAAAAGCAGCGATACTTGTAAATAAACAACAAAATTCCGTATTAAATCCAACGATAACAACATGATCAACTTTATGTTTCGTTAAT
This genomic interval carries:
- a CDS encoding isochorismatase family protein, with translation MKALLVLDMQKGILECKDFSVEKEFIANVLKQFKVENEPIIFLKHRDDNPESTLYYESTGSELVEEFTGFADYIAEKTTPSAFKDTSVEEILTKHKVDHVVIVGFNTEFCCLFTSIAAFEKGYKVTLIEDATGTANDEEVYEMPGLDIKDFVGSILNWSNVIEVLYYDEYVESYTNKGGCAI